Within the Pseudonocardia alni genome, the region TGCGTGCGACGTCGGATGGTGCGGATCAGGGCCACCAGGACCCGGGTCGGCAGCGGCAGGTCGGGCACGATCTCGATCGGTGCGTCGTAGCGGCGGTCGTCCGGGTCGGGCGTCCGGCCGGCGTGCGGGTCGGCCGCGAGCGCGCGGAAGCGGGCCAGCCCGGCGCGGAAGACCTCCGGGTCACCGCCGCGGTCGGGGTGGTGGGTTCGGACGAACGAGCGGTAGGCCGACCGCTGCGCGGGGGTCAGGCCCCCGTGCCCGCCGGGATCCGGCTCGTCCATCCCGTACCCACCTCCACCTCAGGGGACCTCCACGTCCGCGACCGTCACGTCGACGGGGACCCCGTCGACCAACGGCGCGAGGGACGCCCGCAGCGCCGCGACGGTAGCCGGGATCGGCCGGTCCAGGCGCAGCACCACCCCGATCTCGACCGGTTCGTCGGTACTGCCGACGAGCACGCCGACCAACCGCCGCCCGGACAGCCAGGTCGCGACGGTCCCGAAGGTGCCGCCGTCGAGCCGCACCACCGACGGGTGCGCGACGACGGCCTCGGCGACCAGCTCGGCCAGCGTGGCCGGTGCCGGTTCCCGGCGCCGCTGCGCGGCGACCTCCGCCGCACCGGGCGGACCGGTGACCACGGCGGCGGGGGACCGGGCGTCGGGCGGGGTCGGCTCGGACACCGTCACTCCACGACGCGGCCGGTCGGGGCCGGAGCCACCGGGGCCTCGTCGCGGTTGTCGTCCTCGCCGGCCAGGTGGATGTCGTTCACCGAGATGTTGACCTCGATGACCTCCAGTCCGGTCATCCGCTCGACGGCGCCGACGACGTTGCGGCGGACCGCGGAGGCCAGGTCGGCGATGGCGACGCCGTACTCGACGACGACGTCCAGGTCGACCGCGGCCTGCTTCTCGCCGACCTCGACGGCCACGCCGGCGACGGTGGAGGCGCCGCTGGTGCCGCCGCCGGGGATGCGCTCGCGCAGCGCACCGAAGGCGCGGGATGCGCCGGAGCCCATGGAGTACACGCCGGAGACCTCGCGCGCGGCGATGCCGGCGATCTTCTGGACGACGGACGCGGCGATGGTGGTGCGGCCCTGGCCGGTGCCGTCGGCGAGGCGTCCCGCGGGGGGCGCGGCCGGGGTCGTGGCGGGGGTGGTGGTCGGGGTGCCGGAGGTCATCGGTGCTCCTCTCACGGGCCGGCCCCGGGTGGGGGCCCGCCGCGGTGCGTGTGGTGTCCCCCGTGGGATGCCCGTCCGTGGCCCTCCCTCACGGTGGTTCACTCGTTCGGAGGAGCCGGGGTCCCGGGGGCGGCGCGGACGTAGTGCAGCAGCAGGGTCCCGTCGGCGGCCGCCTCGTGGCCGGCCAGGCGCAGCGCGCGCGGTACGGGCAGGGGCCGCGGCCCGGTCGCGATCCGTCCCTCCGGGCCCCCGACCAGCACCGGAACCAGGGTGAGGCGCAGCTCGTCGACGACGTCGGCCCCGACCAGCGCGCCGAGCAGGGTCGGCCCGCCCTCGCACAGCACGGAGGTGTGGCCGCGGCGGGCGAGCGCGGCGAGCAGTGCGGCGGGGGAGAGGTCGTCGAGCAGCACGACCTCGGCACCCGCGGCGCGCAGCGCGGCGCGCCGGTCCGCGGGGGCGGCGGCCGTGGTCAGCACGACCGGCGCCGTGACGGTGTCGGTGAACAGCCGCGCACCCGGGTCCAGTCCGGCCGACCCGCTCACGACGACGACCGGCGGGGGCGGCCCGGGCGGCCGCCCGTCCGGCCCGGGGCGGCGTGGCCGGACGCCCCGGTAGTCCTCGTCCCGCGCGGTGCCCGCCCCGACGAGCACGCAGTCGGCCGACCGTCGCAGGGCGCGGAACAGGTCGCGGTCGGCCGGGGTGGACAGGCCACCGGACCCCGCTCCGCCTGCCGTCACGGCCCCGTCGGCGGAGCTGACCATGACCGCGGTGACCCGCGGCCGGACGGGCGGGGGACCGGACGCGGAGGGTTCGATGGGCACCGCCCGAGCATCCCGCCGTGCGGGCGGCGTGACGCACGGGGGTGTTCTGTCGTAGGGCAGCCTCACTTATGGTGAGCGGAGCCGCACCGGACGGGTGGGGCATCCGGTCGAGCAGGGGGCCACGAGCAAGGTGAACGCGATCCGCGTCCGACCACCGTCGGTGGAACAACCGGCGCCCCCACGGCGGTCGCTCCGGCGCAGGCGGTTGCTCGGCCTCGCCGCCCTGACCACGGCGCTGCTGCTCGCGGTACTCGCCAGCATCGCGATCGGGACCAAGGTCATCCCGGTGAACGAGGTGTTCTCCGCGCTGGTCGCCCCGACCGGCAGCGAGAACGACGTGGTCATCCGTTCCCTGCGGATCCCGCGCACCCTGCTCGGGGTACTGGTCGGGATCGCGCTCGGCCTGGCCGGCGCGCTCGTGCAGGGCTTCACCCGCAACCCGCTCGGCGACCCCGGCCTGCTGGGCGTCAACGCGGGTGCGGCGTTCTTCGTCGTCCTCGGCATCTACGTCTTCGGTGTCAGCACGCTGTTCGGCTACGTCTGGTTCGCCTTCGCCGGGGCGCTGGTCGCCAGCGTCGTGGTGTTCGTGATCGGCACCCGGGCACCCGGCGGCGCCACCCCTGTGTCGCTGGCCCTGGCCGGTGCGGCGGTCAGCTTCCTGCTGCAGGCGGGTACGTCCTCGGTGGTGCTGCTGGACGAGACCAGCCTCGACGCCTACCGGTTCTGGGTGGTCGGCTCGCTCGCCGGGCGCGACGCCGCGGTCGGTGGCCAGGTGGTGTGGTTCATCCTCGCGGGCACGGCGCTGGCGCTGGCCAGCGCGCCCGCCCTCAACGCGCTCTCCCTCGGCGACGACGTCGCCACCTCGCTGGGGCACTCGGTCCGCCGGACCCGGGTGGTCGGCGTCGTCGCGATCACGCTGCTCGCGGGGGCGGCCACCGCCGCCTGCGGGCCGATCGTGTTCCTCGGACTGATCGTCCCGCACGTCGTCCGGGTGTTCACCGGGCCCGACCACCGCTGGCTGCTGCCCGCCTCCGGGCTCGCCGGGGCGGTGCTGCTGCTGCTCGCCGACGTCGTCGGACGGGTGGTGGCCCGCCCCGGTGAGCTGCAGGTCGGCATCGTGGTCGCGTTGATCGGCGGGCCGTTCTTCATCGCGCTCGTGCGCCGTCGCAAGCTGGGGGCCGTGTGAGCACCGTGACCGAACCCGGCCCGCCGAGCACGGTGGCCGTCCCCGGCCGTCGCGCCGTCCGCGCGGGCCGCTTCTCCGGCGTGCTGCGCATCCGCACCGCGGTCGTGCTGCTCGCCTGTGCCGTCGCGCTGGTGCTCGCCGCCGCGGTCAACATGGGCCGCGGCGACTACCCGATCGCGATCACCGACGTGCTGGCGACGCTGTTCGGCGGCGGTGACGCCGGTCAGCAGCTCGTCGTGCTCGAGCTGCGGCTCCCGCGCACCCTGGTCGGTGCGCTGGTCGGCGGCGCGCTGGCCGTCTCGGGCGCGATCCTGCAGTCGGTCGCCCGCAACCCCCTCGCGAGCCCGGACATCATCGGCGTCCAGTGGGGCGCCAGTGCGGCAGCGGTGTTCGTCATCGTGCTCGGGGGTGGCGTGGCCGGGGTCGGCGGCGCCTTCGCCTCGCTCGGCATCCCGCTCGCCGCCCTGATCGGCGGGCTCGTGTCGTCGGCCGCGGTGTACGTCCTGGCCTGGCGCAAGGGCATCCAGGGCTTCCGGCTCGTGCTGATCGGCATCGGGATCCAGGCCGTGCTCGTCGCCGCGGTGCAGTGGCTGCTGACCGTCGCCCAGATCTACCAGGCCGCCCAGGCCCAGGTCTGGCTCAACGGCAGCCTGAACGCGCGCAGCTGGAACGAGGTCGTCCCGCTGTCGATCTCCATGCTGGTGCTCGTGCCCGCGGCGCTGGCCCTGGTGCACCTGCTCGGCGCCCTGCGCTTCGACGACGACACCGCCCGCGGCCTCGGCGTGCGGGTGAACGGCGCCCGCACCGCGCTGCTGCTCGTCTCCGTCGGGCTCGCCTCGGTCGCGACCGCGGCCGCCGGCCCGATCGCCTTCGTCGCACTGGTCACCCCGCAGATCGCGCGCCGGCTCTGCCGGGTCGGGACCCCGCCGATCGGGGTCTCCCTC harbors:
- a CDS encoding FecCD family ABC transporter permease, with product MSTVTEPGPPSTVAVPGRRAVRAGRFSGVLRIRTAVVLLACAVALVLAAAVNMGRGDYPIAITDVLATLFGGGDAGQQLVVLELRLPRTLVGALVGGALAVSGAILQSVARNPLASPDIIGVQWGASAAAVFVIVLGGGVAGVGGAFASLGIPLAALIGGLVSSAAVYVLAWRKGIQGFRLVLIGIGIQAVLVAAVQWLLTVAQIYQAAQAQVWLNGSLNARSWNEVVPLSISMLVLVPAALALVHLLGALRFDDDTARGLGVRVNGARTALLLVSVGLASVATAAAGPIAFVALVTPQIARRLCRVGTPPIGVSLVLGAALTVLSDLIARTALGSVELPVGIVTAVLGAPFLLYLLARTRQEARR
- a CDS encoding Asp23/Gls24 family envelope stress response protein: MTSGTPTTTPATTPAAPPAGRLADGTGQGRTTIAASVVQKIAGIAAREVSGVYSMGSGASRAFGALRERIPGGGTSGASTVAGVAVEVGEKQAAVDLDVVVEYGVAIADLASAVRRNVVGAVERMTGLEVIEVNISVNDIHLAGEDDNRDEAPVAPAPTGRVVE
- a CDS encoding dihydrofolate reductase family protein; translation: MPIEPSASGPPPVRPRVTAVMVSSADGAVTAGGAGSGGLSTPADRDLFRALRRSADCVLVGAGTARDEDYRGVRPRRPGPDGRPPGPPPPVVVVSGSAGLDPGARLFTDTVTAPVVLTTAAAPADRRAALRAAGAEVVLLDDLSPAALLAALARRGHTSVLCEGGPTLLGALVGADVVDELRLTLVPVLVGGPEGRIATGPRPLPVPRALRLAGHEAAADGTLLLHYVRAAPGTPAPPNE
- a CDS encoding FecCD family ABC transporter permease — translated: MLGLAALTTALLLAVLASIAIGTKVIPVNEVFSALVAPTGSENDVVIRSLRIPRTLLGVLVGIALGLAGALVQGFTRNPLGDPGLLGVNAGAAFFVVLGIYVFGVSTLFGYVWFAFAGALVASVVVFVIGTRAPGGATPVSLALAGAAVSFLLQAGTSSVVLLDETSLDAYRFWVVGSLAGRDAAVGGQVVWFILAGTALALASAPALNALSLGDDVATSLGHSVRRTRVVGVVAITLLAGAATAACGPIVFLGLIVPHVVRVFTGPDHRWLLPASGLAGAVLLLLADVVGRVVARPGELQVGIVVALIGGPFFIALVRRRKLGAV